In Fibrobacter sp. UWB10, a single window of DNA contains:
- a CDS encoding glycosyltransferase family 2 protein, with amino-acid sequence MLVSVVVPVYKVERYLENCIKSILNQSFKDFELILVDDGSPDNCGELCDFFARKDPRIRVVHQKNGGLSKARNSGIDIATGDYLTFIDSDDFVFPNYLEILVKTSVAYGADLSVCGYCRCKENDSMKTIEESLHNSVELFHDDKMNVFFTTKKIGTTAWGKLYKKKLFKHLRFPIGRYNEDAFTTYLTIHEANLICVCSYIGYVYRENEQSIMNESYSMRKMDSVDASVERALFIEKNYPDLTGLAYRSIIYSCNQIILSMGRAKICDVSVLRKLQPLYRKYWRHYIFKRSSIIGKFFAFGAFLNVKIPLWFVNYMGL; translated from the coding sequence ATGTTGGTAAGTGTTGTTGTCCCCGTTTATAAAGTGGAACGTTACCTAGAAAATTGTATAAAAAGCATCCTTAATCAATCGTTCAAGGATTTTGAGTTGATTTTAGTTGATGATGGATCTCCGGATAATTGTGGAGAATTATGCGATTTTTTTGCTAGAAAAGATCCTCGGATAAGGGTCGTTCATCAAAAGAATGGAGGCCTTTCGAAAGCACGTAATTCTGGAATTGACATTGCAACGGGCGACTATTTAACATTTATAGATAGTGATGATTTTGTTTTTCCAAATTATTTGGAAATTTTGGTGAAAACAAGCGTTGCGTATGGGGCGGATTTGTCTGTATGTGGGTATTGTCGTTGTAAAGAAAATGATTCAATGAAGACTATAGAAGAATCTCTACATAATTCAGTTGAATTATTCCATGATGATAAGATGAATGTTTTCTTTACAACAAAAAAAATTGGTACAACGGCATGGGGAAAATTATATAAAAAGAAGTTATTTAAACATTTAAGGTTCCCTATTGGCCGATATAACGAGGATGCGTTCACTACGTATTTGACTATACATGAAGCGAATTTAATTTGTGTTTGTTCATATATCGGATATGTGTACCGTGAAAATGAGCAAAGTATTATGAATGAATCTTATTCGATGCGAAAAATGGATTCGGTTGATGCTAGTGTTGAACGTGCTTTATTTATTGAAAAAAATTACCCAGATTTGACAGGGCTTGCGTATAGGTCGATTATTTACTCGTGTAATCAAATTATCTTAAGTATGGGTCGTGCTAAAATATGTGATGTCTCCGTTTTAAGAAAACTTCAGCCTTTATATCGAAAATATTGGAGGCATTATATTTTCAAAAGGAGCTCTATTATAGGAAAGTTTTTTGCTTTCGGGGCATTTTTGAATGTTAAAATACCATTATGGTTTGTTAATTATATGGGGCTGTAG
- a CDS encoding CDP-glycerol glycerophosphotransferase family protein — translation MGQFIQRLKFVRFDDILAIFPMIASFFLSLFFRLLNREIWLVCEREKEARDNGYWFFKYLCEKHSEINAVYAIKKNSVDYLKVKKLGKVIEFGSFMHWLYYWCAKYNISSQKEGKPNAALCFVLEVYFGFRKNRIYLKHGIIKDAQRWIYNDISKLTMLCTAAKKEQIFIQENFGYEKSKVKLTGLCRFDNLLSPHVVKRQIVIMPTMREWLREISSETTKYEKSNLFTESEYYKVWMSLLHSELLHKILDEYDVNVLFYPHPAMQKYLSDFSSASNRIKIASSHFFDMQNLLMESSLLITDYSSIFFDFAYMNKPLIYYQFDYEKYREGQYQQGYFSYKEDGFGPICFSENELCEKVEEYVKNNFKNSILYENRSRDFYAYRDSNNCFRTFKAIQTL, via the coding sequence ATGGGTCAGTTCATTCAAAGACTGAAATTTGTTCGATTTGATGATATTTTAGCAATTTTCCCAATGATTGCTTCGTTTTTTTTATCTCTTTTTTTTCGCCTACTTAATCGAGAAATTTGGCTTGTTTGTGAAAGAGAAAAAGAAGCTCGAGATAATGGTTATTGGTTTTTCAAATATTTGTGTGAAAAACATTCCGAAATAAATGCTGTTTATGCAATAAAAAAGAACTCTGTAGATTATCTAAAAGTAAAAAAGTTGGGAAAAGTTATTGAATTTGGTTCTTTTATGCATTGGTTGTATTATTGGTGTGCCAAATATAATATAAGCTCCCAAAAAGAAGGAAAACCGAATGCTGCGTTATGCTTTGTGTTGGAAGTTTATTTTGGGTTTCGAAAGAATAGAATTTATCTAAAGCATGGAATTATAAAAGACGCTCAAAGATGGATTTATAATGATATTTCTAAGCTGACAATGTTGTGCACTGCAGCGAAAAAAGAACAGATTTTTATTCAGGAAAATTTTGGATATGAAAAGTCTAAGGTCAAACTTACCGGGTTATGCCGCTTTGATAACTTGCTTTCTCCTCATGTCGTAAAAAGACAAATTGTCATTATGCCAACAATGAGGGAATGGCTTAGAGAAATATCATCCGAGACTACTAAATATGAAAAGTCTAATTTGTTTACGGAATCAGAGTATTATAAGGTATGGATGAGTCTTCTTCACTCAGAATTGCTACATAAAATTTTAGATGAGTACGATGTTAACGTACTTTTTTATCCTCACCCTGCAATGCAAAAATATTTGAGTGATTTTTCTTCAGCATCTAATCGAATAAAAATTGCCTCATCGCATTTTTTTGATATGCAAAATTTGCTAATGGAATCATCATTATTAATAACCGATTACTCTAGCATTTTTTTTGATTTTGCATATATGAATAAACCTTTAATATACTATCAATTTGATTATGAAAAATATCGTGAGGGACAATATCAGCAGGGGTATTTTTCATACAAAGAGGATGGTTTTGGACCTATTTGTTTCTCTGAAAATGAGCTTTGTGAAAAAGTTGAAGAATATGTAAAGAATAATTTTAAAAATTCAATATTATACGAAAATCGGTCTCGTGATTTTTATGCATATAGAGATTCGAACAACTGTTTTAGAACTTTTAAGGCTATTCAAACCTTGTAG
- a CDS encoding glycosyltransferase, translating into MLLNFSVSMCVYGKDNPVHFKQAVGSILNQTVKPTEVVLVVDGPVPDELDGIIKSYEINPIFKVVRLSENKGHGIARRTGLENCTNELVALMDADDLSAENRFELQLQEFEKNPNLDIVGGNITEFIDNPKNIVGKRIVPDSDSKIKVYLKKRCPMNQVTVMFKKDSVQKVGGYVDWYCDEDYYLWNRMYLANMTFGNVPKILVNVRVGKDMYKRRGSWKYFKSEAKLQWYMFRKGIISLPIYLYNVIIRFCLQVLMPNWLRGFVFKKFARS; encoded by the coding sequence ATGCTGCTAAATTTTTCAGTTTCCATGTGTGTTTATGGTAAGGACAATCCTGTTCATTTCAAACAGGCTGTCGGTTCTATTCTTAATCAAACAGTCAAACCTACAGAAGTTGTTTTGGTCGTTGATGGACCCGTTCCAGATGAATTGGATGGTATCATTAAAAGTTATGAGATTAACCCGATTTTCAAGGTGGTTCGACTTTCGGAAAATAAGGGGCACGGAATCGCTAGACGAACAGGACTTGAAAATTGCACTAATGAGTTGGTCGCTTTGATGGATGCCGATGATTTAAGTGCTGAAAATCGCTTTGAATTACAACTCCAAGAGTTCGAAAAGAACCCAAATCTTGATATTGTCGGTGGAAATATAACTGAATTTATTGATAATCCTAAAAATATAGTCGGAAAAAGGATTGTCCCAGATTCAGATTCGAAAATTAAGGTATATCTGAAAAAACGTTGCCCGATGAACCAGGTAACGGTAATGTTCAAGAAGGATTCTGTCCAAAAAGTTGGTGGATATGTTGACTGGTATTGTGACGAGGATTATTACTTGTGGAACCGTATGTATCTTGCCAATATGACATTTGGGAATGTTCCTAAAATTTTGGTAAATGTCCGTGTAGGCAAAGATATGTATAAGCGCCGTGGCAGTTGGAAGTACTTTAAAAGCGAAGCCAAACTCCAATGGTATATGTTTAGAAAGGGGATTATTTCTTTGCCGATATACCTATACAATGTCATTATAAGATTCTGTTTGCAGGTTCTTATGCCAAATTGGTTGCGAGGGTTTGTTTTTAAGAAATTTGCGAGATCTTAA
- a CDS encoding EpsG family protein, with protein MVEFAVLTIFVLFFAFFAERHNSFPFFFLCVLSLALFSGLRNESVGIDTAQYYMVYHNVLSGRDVYGIEDSFLNICVFLQAISKSPAFLVFFMSSLTNVLIISRLWTLRKECSFFVMVAIYISSFYPESMNVMRQFLAVALVFAGTYFLRNKTFWIYIIFCTMAFLFHKTALLGYLLLILFFIVNKEINKWLRYGGILVFSLVVLISFPTLISLIDAYSRYFNRSGSGIGLIMLYKIVLFCLAVFIAKFGFYQQSGVFYGKEKLNLSFSFSYAIGLILCSIGTFFLFMDRIALYFMMFEMPFWGSFARSRFYPLFYRSLIFVLVASLYIMYLISDGQKIFPYSTIWSE; from the coding sequence ATGGTTGAATTTGCAGTCCTTACCATATTTGTTTTATTTTTTGCTTTTTTTGCGGAACGGCATAATTCATTTCCGTTTTTCTTTCTATGTGTGCTTTCTTTGGCTCTGTTTTCAGGCTTACGAAATGAAAGCGTAGGAATTGATACGGCACAGTATTATATGGTTTATCACAATGTTCTTAGCGGAAGGGATGTGTATGGTATAGAAGATTCATTTCTCAACATATGTGTTTTTTTGCAGGCTATATCTAAGTCTCCTGCCTTCCTTGTTTTCTTTATGTCTTCTTTGACCAATGTTTTAATCATTTCACGTTTATGGACGTTGCGAAAAGAATGTTCTTTTTTTGTGATGGTTGCAATATATATATCAAGTTTTTATCCGGAATCAATGAATGTTATGCGTCAATTTTTAGCGGTCGCATTGGTTTTTGCAGGAACATATTTCCTCAGAAACAAAACGTTTTGGATATACATTATTTTTTGTACAATGGCTTTTCTATTCCACAAAACGGCGCTATTGGGTTATTTGCTACTAATTCTTTTCTTTATTGTTAACAAGGAAATAAATAAATGGCTTCGTTATGGAGGAATACTTGTTTTTTCTTTAGTTGTTTTGATTTCTTTCCCAACATTAATTTCACTAATAGATGCTTATTCTAGATATTTTAATCGTTCGGGATCGGGCATTGGTTTAATTATGCTATATAAAATAGTTCTTTTTTGCTTGGCCGTTTTTATTGCAAAATTTGGGTTTTATCAGCAATCTGGTGTTTTTTACGGAAAAGAAAAATTGAATTTGTCGTTTTCATTTTCATATGCGATAGGGCTAATTTTATGTTCAATAGGGACGTTTTTTTTGTTTATGGATAGGATTGCCTTGTATTTTATGATGTTTGAAATGCCTTTTTGGGGAAGTTTTGCTCGGTCTCGTTTTTATCCGTTATTTTACAGATCTTTGATATTCGTTCTTGTAGCCAGTTTGTATATCATGTATTTGATTTCTGATGGACAAAAAATATTCCCTTATTCAACAATATGGAGCGAGTAG
- a CDS encoding glycosyltransferase family A protein, giving the protein MSSVEILCATMHQTDFSKIKSMNIHSDVVFANQADENSFKELEFDGHTAKMITTKTRGVGLNRNIALLASSKDILLFADDDVIYDSKIEQIINEAYNRFPEADVIIFGSAFSKNGEIYKKRVPPKGRLPVFKSLKYGTIALTIRRQSLLKAGLYFTELFGGGCVYSHGEDSDFILQCYKKKLKIYAFDSVIGCTAKDSSTCFHGYNEKYFYDTGALARFAFGKLSIPYMLYMALRIKEDCTLSFFEKIHFLKLGYKNFNNLIPFSNEMR; this is encoded by the coding sequence ATGAGTTCTGTAGAAATTTTATGTGCTACAATGCATCAGACTGATTTTTCAAAAATTAAGTCGATGAACATCCATTCAGATGTTGTTTTTGCTAATCAAGCTGATGAAAATTCTTTTAAAGAGCTTGAATTTGATGGCCATACGGCTAAAATGATAACAACAAAAACACGAGGAGTGGGCTTAAATCGTAATATTGCGTTGCTTGCCTCGAGCAAAGATATTCTCCTTTTTGCAGATGATGATGTAATATATGATAGTAAAATAGAACAAATTATTAATGAGGCTTATAATCGTTTTCCTGAGGCTGATGTTATTATTTTTGGATCTGCTTTTTCAAAAAATGGAGAAATATATAAAAAAAGGGTTCCGCCCAAAGGTCGCCTGCCTGTATTTAAATCTTTGAAATATGGAACGATTGCTTTGACAATCCGCAGGCAGTCGTTGTTAAAGGCTGGACTTTATTTTACGGAATTATTTGGTGGCGGTTGTGTATATTCACATGGTGAAGATTCTGATTTTATTTTGCAATGTTATAAAAAAAAGTTAAAGATTTATGCATTTGACTCTGTTATAGGTTGTACTGCAAAAGATTCTTCAACATGTTTTCATGGGTACAATGAAAAATATTTTTATGATACTGGCGCTTTAGCTAGGTTTGCCTTTGGCAAATTATCAATTCCTTACATGTTGTATATGGCACTTAGGATAAAAGAAGATTGTACATTGTCCTTTTTTGAAAAGATACATTTTTTGAAATTGGGCTATAAAAACTTTAATAATCTAATACCATTTTCAAATGAAATGCGTTAA
- a CDS encoding glycoside hydrolase family 99-like domain-containing protein, which produces MNKIRPIAFYLPQFYPTLENNAWWEPGFTEWTNVVQARPLFKGHYQPRIPQELSFYDLRVPETRERQAELAQEAGIEGFCYWHYWFGNGKRLLDRVFREVVESGKPDFPFCLCWANHSWFQKTWKPNAPDKLLIEQTYPGIEDYKAHFIEMLPAFKDKRYIRTNEGKLLFGIFDPQKFEDFNNFKKVWNQLASEHHLRGFEFFAYTQGRNQLNVSVLQNYDTIVYEAMNDAYKNYHFHRFSFEWFVYHIKRMLKKPLRMINYSQYVEKSIERFEELVDVIPCIDPMFDHSPRSKGVHQILHNNDPKLWGKLCCKTRKLVESNPNNPDNFIFIKAWNEWGEGNYMEPDTRFGKAYIEEAGKAFK; this is translated from the coding sequence ATGAATAAAATAAGACCTATTGCATTTTATTTGCCGCAGTTTTATCCTACGCTGGAAAATAATGCGTGGTGGGAGCCAGGCTTTACTGAATGGACAAATGTTGTTCAAGCACGCCCTTTGTTTAAGGGACATTATCAACCTCGTATACCACAGGAACTGTCGTTCTATGATTTGCGAGTTCCTGAAACTCGAGAACGACAAGCTGAATTAGCTCAAGAGGCCGGAATAGAGGGCTTTTGTTATTGGCATTATTGGTTTGGGAATGGCAAACGCCTTCTAGATCGGGTGTTTCGTGAAGTTGTTGAATCTGGAAAACCCGATTTTCCATTCTGCCTTTGTTGGGCTAATCATAGTTGGTTCCAGAAAACATGGAAACCTAATGCTCCGGACAAGTTGCTTATAGAACAAACATATCCTGGAATTGAAGATTATAAAGCCCATTTTATAGAAATGCTGCCTGCATTTAAGGACAAAAGATATATACGAACTAACGAGGGAAAATTACTTTTTGGAATTTTTGATCCACAAAAATTTGAAGATTTTAATAACTTCAAAAAGGTGTGGAATCAATTAGCTTCAGAACACCATTTACGTGGATTTGAATTTTTTGCGTATACACAGGGACGTAATCAATTAAATGTATCTGTGTTGCAAAATTATGACACAATTGTTTATGAAGCTATGAATGATGCTTATAAAAACTATCATTTTCATCGTTTTTCCTTCGAATGGTTTGTTTATCACATAAAAAGAATGTTGAAAAAACCGCTCAGAATGATCAATTATTCACAATATGTAGAAAAATCAATAGAAAGATTTGAAGAATTGGTAGATGTGATACCTTGCATTGATCCTATGTTTGACCATTCTCCTCGAAGTAAAGGTGTGCATCAAATTCTTCATAATAATGATCCTAAATTGTGGGGAAAACTTTGCTGTAAAACCCGTAAGTTGGTTGAATCTAATCCAAATAATCCTGACAATTTCATCTTCATCAAGGCTTGGAACGAATGGGGCGAAGGTAATTATATGGAACCCGATACTCGATTCGGCAAGGCGTATATAGAAGAAGCAGGAAAGGCTTTTAAATAA
- a CDS encoding glycosyltransferase family 2 protein yields MPKISVIVAVYQAGKYLQKCLDSIRSQTFSDFEVVLVDDGSKDTSGQICDEYASIDSRFKVIHKENGGVASARQLGLELSEGDYVIHVDPDDWIDSEMLGKMYRNAVEKKSDMVICDFMKHVNGRCFEFSQNPGSLEHQIVMQNFFGSLHGSCCNKLIKRCLFDKFDINFPQNMNVWEDLFVCIKLTMHDIRVSYIPEPLYHYMCSANENSIVASISRRKLDSMLSFIEYFDKLDGFDKSLLIRRKIEAKRMAFLLKKMKRKEFYEICPDINDLYYAKFSGFRKLDHLIRFSLFCSWPISRLCFSLWKIESLLLRK; encoded by the coding sequence ATGCCAAAAATTTCCGTAATTGTCGCTGTTTATCAAGCTGGTAAATATTTACAAAAATGTTTGGATAGCATAAGAAGCCAGACATTTAGTGATTTTGAAGTTGTTTTGGTTGATGATGGCTCTAAAGATACTTCTGGCCAGATTTGTGATGAGTACGCGTCTATTGATTCAAGATTTAAGGTTATTCATAAAGAAAATGGTGGCGTCGCTTCAGCAAGGCAACTAGGTTTAGAACTTTCTGAGGGGGATTACGTTATTCATGTTGATCCAGACGATTGGATCGATTCAGAAATGCTTGGAAAGATGTATCGTAATGCCGTTGAAAAAAAGTCTGATATGGTGATTTGTGATTTTATGAAGCATGTAAATGGGCGTTGCTTTGAATTTTCACAAAATCCAGGATCTCTTGAACATCAAATAGTAATGCAAAATTTTTTTGGAAGCTTGCATGGATCTTGTTGTAATAAACTTATAAAGAGATGCCTGTTTGACAAATTTGACATTAATTTCCCACAGAATATGAATGTTTGGGAGGATTTGTTTGTCTGTATAAAATTGACAATGCATGATATACGGGTTTCTTATATTCCGGAACCTTTATATCATTATATGTGCTCTGCAAATGAAAACAGTATTGTTGCTTCAATCTCTAGAAGAAAACTTGACTCAATGCTGTCGTTTATAGAATATTTTGATAAGCTTGATGGTTTTGATAAGTCTTTATTAATTAGGCGAAAAATTGAAGCGAAAAGAATGGCTTTTTTGTTAAAAAAAATGAAACGGAAAGAATTCTACGAAATATGCCCAGATATTAATGATTTGTATTATGCTAAATTTAGTGGCTTTAGAAAACTTGATCACCTTATACGTTTTTCATTGTTTTGTTCGTGGCCTATTTCTCGATTATGTTTTTCCTTATGGAAGATTGAATCATTACTTTTAAGAAAATGA